The following are from one region of the Spodoptera frugiperda isolate SF20-4 chromosome 20, AGI-APGP_CSIRO_Sfru_2.0, whole genome shotgun sequence genome:
- the LOC118282359 gene encoding mitotic spindle assembly checkpoint protein MAD2A, with protein MSQQQTKNCITLRGSAQIICEYLKFAINSVLFQRGLYPPETFKAEQQYGITLLISEDAQIKNFLTNLLTQSEEWIINKKVSKLSLIIINVANKEVLECWDFNVQYEDGDVALSKEKNETVGSKDLKKIQQEIRDVMLQVAATISYLPFLDCRCSFDVLVHAKTDCDIPDKWAEAKPVEIANAQNVQLKTFSTSLHKMETVVSYKLVD; from the exons atgTCTCAACAACAAACTAAAAATTGTATAACTCTGCGAGGATCGGCTCAAATTATTTGTGAATATCTca aaTTCGCTATCAATTCGGTGCTGTTCCAAAGAGGTTTATATCCACCAGAAACGTTCAAGGCTGAGCAACAGTACGGCATCACGCTGTTAATATCAGAAGACGCTCAAATCAAGAACTTTTTAACAAATCTATTGACTCAAAGTGAAG AATGGATAATAAACAAGAAAGTCAGTAAACTAtcactcatcatcatcaacgtGGCTAATAAAGAAGTCCTCGAATGTTGGGACTTCAACGTGCAATATGAAGACGGTGACGTAGCATTATCAAAAGAGAAAAACGAAACCGTAGGAAGCAAGGACTTGAAGAAAATCCAGCAGGAGATCCGCGACGTAATGTTGCAGGTAGCCGCCACAATATCATACTTACCATTCTTAGACTGTAGGTGTTCATTCGACGTACTAGTTCATGCTAAAACTGATTGCGATATTCCTGACAAGTGGGCGGAAGCGAAACCAGTAGAGATAGCGAACGCACAAAATGTTCAACTTAAAACCTTCTCCACTAGTTTACATAAAATGGAAACTGTTGTTAGTTATAAACTCGTAGATTAG
- the LOC118282224 gene encoding SET domain-containing protein 4, translated as MGRTRRKRNIKKERDFCACDNQEEIILLNSWLSKHGMRRNDKLSLAVFNDTGRGVLTKKKIQSGEELMNLPLNLTINVTTILMDNLFCKIFFENSKRCLVEYKQSISFQSLMAFYLVFLKLRSGKTKWHIYLESLPKEYSVPYFLPNDVKQNIDNDILSVISKQKDIIDSSFNIFENVLVSNISDDSAIQEFKSSFSLAAYEWAYFTVNTRCVFMDLSKVVDLKNIEHSIINLICDNTKISLCPYLDMINHSPNARNETKLLVSKNITNVNVNNLSEELFSDVHFSIYTKNDFDPYTQVFICYGDSHNLKLITEYGFFLPDNDLDYVSFTFDEVVAFLKTKSIKLSQDQISFINNHGLRKDLYIDCKGLSYNFYGLLLVVKYYYDQSTDVSRLIYSAAICSHDNNLNDIIAPMVRTKLNSIKESLDKVSNIDKCVILNNCVELMCQYVRILEKFIKC; from the coding sequence ATGGGCCGAACTCGTCGCAAAAGGAATATAAAAAAAGAGCGCGACTTTTGTGCTTGCGATAATCAAGAAGAAATCATTCTGCTAAACTCCTGGCTCTCTAAACATGGCATGCGACGCAACGACAAGTTGTCCCTGGCTGTGTTCAACGACACAGGCCGAGGAGTTCTCACGAAGAAGAAAATACAGAGCGGAGAGGAACTTATGAATTTACCCCTAAACTTAACTATCAATGTCACAACAATTTTGAtggacaatttattttgtaaaatatttttcgaaaacTCCAAACGATGTTTGGTAGAATATAAGCAATCTATTTCATTTCAATCTTTGATGGCATTTTAccttgtatttttaaaactacgaaGTGGCAAAACAAAGTggcatatttatttagaaagttTGCCAAAGGAATACTCTGTACCTTACTTTCTGCCAAATgatgtgaaacaaaatattgataatgaCATTCTATCTGTGATCTCGAAGCAAAAAGATATCATTGATTCCtcctttaatatttttgaaaatgttttagtaagTAATATTAGTGATGATAGTGCAATACAAGAATTTAAGAGCTCTTTTTCCTTGGCAGCGTATGAGTGGGCCTACTTTACAGTGAATACAAGATGTGTGTTTATGGATTTAAGTAAAGTGgttgatttgaaaaatatagaACATTCAATTATAAACCTTATATGTGATAATACAAAGATATCATTATGTCCGTACCTAGATATGATTAATCACAGTCCAAATGCGAGAAATGAGACCAAGTTATTGGTTAGCAAGAACATAACAAATGTTAATGTGAATAATTTAAGTGAAGAATTATTTTCTGATGTGCATTTTTCTATATACACCAAGAACGATTTTGATCCTTATACACAAGTATTCATATGTTATGGAGACAGTCATAATTTGAAATTGATCACAGAATATGGGTTCTTCCTACCCGATAATGACTTGGATTATGTATCATTTACGTTTGACGAAGTGGTCGCATTTTTGAAAACTAAATCAATAAAGTTGTCTCAGGATCAGATTTCATTTATAAACAACCATGGTTTGCGCAAGGACCTGTACATTGATTGTAAAGGCCTAAGTTACAATTTCTATGGTTTATTACTAGTTGTGAAGTACTACTATGATCAGAGTACGGATGTAAGCAGGTTGATATACTCTGCGGCTATCTGTTCTCATGATAATAATCTCAATGACATTATTGCACCGATGGTTAGAACTAAGTTGAACAGTATCAAAGAGTCATTAGACAAAGTAAGCAATATtgataaatgtgttattttaaataattgtgtaGAATTAATGTGTCAGTATGTTAGGATACTTGagaaatttattaaatgttag